The DNA sequence TAAAAATGCAACATTTAGACCATCTaaagataaaaatatatatgagtTGACGACCTAGACCTTATAACGTCACAAAATCACATGAAGTTAAAAAGTAtttggaagggaaaaaaaaaaatattttggaaGAACATATGCGAGTTAGATCATTTCTAGCATGATGGctgaaaaagagagaagatagGTAATCGTTGAACATGATTGGACAAAAATGTATGTGTGCTTTTAGATTAAGCATATAAATACTATTTGTTGATACGACGATCAAATGGAATTAATAAGAATTTCAATAAAAACGAAACATAAAAAATAGAACGCCCACCGTGGGGCTCGAACCCACGACCACAAGGTTAAGAGCCTTGCGCTCTACCAACTGAGCTAGACGGGCTTGATAAGCTTAATTCCCTTTATTCATATATGAAGTTTAAGTTTCATTCGTCAAACGAAAAATTGGCCGAGAGTCTGCGGGTGCAGGACTTCGTTTTTAACTCGGAAGGAAAGGAGCAGTGCAGCCACCGTCTCCACTTTTGGACCTGCAAAAAtcaaaccaacaacaacaatggAGTTTGTAATTGTATGGACAATGGTGGAGCTCCTGCTCGCCCTCATTCTCGTTGTCGCCACAGGTTTAGCTACTGCCGTCTTCTTCGAAGCTTATCGCAGAAAAAACAACAACGCGTACGTTCTTCTATCTACTCTTCAATTCTCTCCCTCTTTAATCCCTGGAAAAGATTAGTTCTTTGACTTAAATTTGAtgtatttaatttataatttgttaGGCATGTTGGAGCTCCCGCGATCTTCGAGGACCCCAATTCGTTGAAACAGGTACATTTAGGTTGCAGTAATCCAATTGGTTCATGGTTCAAGGTTCATTCTTGTCGCTTGAATTAGGGTGGGTTAGATGTTGATGCAAAATTTTGGGATTAGGGTTTTGCTCCCAGAGGTTATGCAAGTCAACCCTTTTcgatttcaattataaaatggTCGTTTGATGTGTTGCTGAATCTTCTGGGGGCGTTTGTGTTAGGTTCCTTGCCCTTCTATATTTGATCCAGCTGAGAAGTATTTATCTTTGATTGTCCCTGCATTCAATGAGGAGCTTAGGCTTCCCGGAGCACTTGATGAAACCATGAAGTAAGTTGAAGCTTAGCTAATTGCATCTCACTTCCCCTGCAAAATGTATTATTGATTCGGTTTTTTCCTTGCTTCCTTGATCTGTGCCGTTCTAATTTGGTGATCATTGTTGATGGGTTGGTGATATATCAATCGTATTATATTGTAATGATATCTAAATATTACTTTGTAGTTATCTTCAACAGCGTGCTGCGAAGGATAAGTCTTTTACTTATGAGGTACTCTCTTGGTTCTCTCATTAGCTAGATCAACTGAATTCGTTTTTTACTGCTGTTTATCTAGCACCCTAGCTGATAGCGTAATGATAAGATGCACTTATATAATTTTACCCCCAGCAAGTACCTAGATATCCGAACCTTCAATTGTGAACTATTGTTAACTAAAGGCTTAGGTATTAGTAGTTACTGATTATTAAACACTTAATCAGTTACGTGCCTGGTTTGTTGTCCATCGCCTTTGCTTTACTTAACAAATGTTCTTCTGGACAGGTGGTGATTGTTGACGATGGAAGTGTTGATGGGACAAAAAGAGTGGCATTTGAATTTATAAAGAAATATACCGTGGACAATATGAGGATTATCCTTCTTGGTAGGAATCATGGAAAAGGTGAAGCCATCAGAAAAGTGAGTGTAATCTGAACCAGTCCCTTGTAACCATATCTGATGTTATTAAACGGCCCATATTTTTTCCTTTGCGCGTGACAATAATTGATTGAAGCTTTTTACGTATGTGAAAGCATTGTTTAGGGAATGCTACATTCACGTGGTGAGCTACTTCTAATGCTGGATGCTGATGGAGCAACCAAGGTTAATGACGtagaaaaacttgaaaaacaGGTTTGTACCAGAGCATCCTAGATATCTTTTTACCATCTGACATTTGCTTCCAGTTGATGGTGAAAAAATTCTAACAAAGCTACTACATACTACCTTGTGTTTTTCATTCCAGATTCATGCAGTTGCTAAACAGGATAAGTTTAGGGACTCATCTGCGGGTAATTCAAGTTTTAGAATATCTGATATCCCCATTGCTGCATTTGGTTCTCGTGCTCATCTTGAGGGGAAAGCCCTGGCTACAGTTGAGTTTTGCTTATGCAGCTTGCagctatatttaattttaattcttattttGCTTAAAATATTGTAACTGAGCCAGTTAACTTAATGTTTCAGAGGAAGTGGTATCGCAATTTTTTAATGAAAGGTTTTCATCTTGTGGTTCTTTTGGCTGCTGGTCCTGGAATTCGGGATACACAGGTCTGactttttcttctgttttacATATATGTTTCTCTTTTCttgtattatttcttcttctagttTGAGAACAGCGCCACATGGTTACTAGTTTTTGCCTTTTGTCATAGATAGCCTACTAGATTTTAAATAAGGCACTGCTATTCTGACATGGTATCCTTTGTGCATGACAGTGTGGGTTTAAGATGTTCACTAGGGCTGCTGCAAGGAAGATTTTCACTAACATCCGTTTGAACAGGTAAATCCACATTGGATTGTATATATGGCATTCTGTTTGAACTGGGAACTGCACTTTAGATGGAAATTTGAAATGGTTTATGCTCACTTCTGTTGCTTCCTAATTAACATACAAGCATTATTTTACTGCCCCAACTTATCATTCATTGAGTGCCTTGTAGCTTATGCTGTTTACAGGTTTGGAAGTTGAAGGCTGTGAGTAGACATATTTCAGAACTTTGAGATTTCCAGGTGGCCATTCGATATAGTTTCTCTATCTttttaaaaaaggaaaactaaagcTTAGAAGATAGTGAAGTATTCAGGATGAGAATAATAAATGCATTCATAGGGTAGCAGATATACAATTTATTGTATCTAAGGAGGTT is a window from the Pyrus communis chromosome 16, drPyrComm1.1, whole genome shotgun sequence genome containing:
- the LOC137720812 gene encoding uncharacterized protein isoform X3; the encoded protein is MEFVIVWTMVELLLALILVVATGLATAVFFEAYRRKNNNAHVGAPAIFEDPNSLKQVPCPSIFDPAEKYLSLIVPAFNEELRLPGALDETMNYLQQRAAKDKSFTYEVVIVDDGSVDGTKRVAFEFIKKYTVDNMRIILLGRNHGKGEAIRKGMLHSRGELLLMLDADGATKVNDVEKLEKQIHAVAKQDKFRDSSAGNSSFRISDIPIAAFGSRAHLEGKALATRKWYRNFLMKGFHLVVLLAAGPGIRDTQCGFKMFTRAAARKIFTNIRLNRFGS
- the LOC137720812 gene encoding uncharacterized protein isoform X1, whose amino-acid sequence is MEFVIVWTMVELLLALILVVATGLATAVFFEAYRRKNNNAHVGAPAIFEDPNSLKQVPCPSIFDPAEKYLSLIVPAFNEELRLPGALDETMNYLQQRAAKDKSFTYEVVIVDDGSVDGTKRVAFEFIKKYTVDNMRIILLGRNHGKGEAIRKGMLHSRGELLLMLDADGATKVNDVEKLEKQIHAVAKQDKFRDSSAGNSSFRISDIPIAAFGSRAHLEGKALATRKWYRNFLMKGFHLVVLLAAGPGIRDTQCGFKMFTRAAARKIFTNIRLNRWCFDVEVVYLCKWFKIPMLEISVNWSEIPGSKVNLLSIPNMLWELVLMSVGYRTGMWKIHS
- the LOC137720812 gene encoding uncharacterized protein isoform X2, which codes for MEFVIVWTMVELLLALILVVATGLATAVFFEAYRRKNNNAHVGAPAIFEDPNSLKQVPCPSIFDPAEKYLSLIVPAFNEELRLPGALDETMNYLQQRAAKDKSFTYEVVIVDDGSVDGTKRVAFEFIKKYTVDNMRIILLGRNHGKGEAIRKGMLHSRGELLLMLDADGATKVNDVEKLEKQIHAVAKQDKFRDSSAGNSSFRISDIPIAAFGSRAHLEGKALATRKWYRNFLMKGFHLVVLLAAGPGIRDTQCGFKMFTRAAARKIFTNIRLNSLCCLQVWKLKAVSRHISEL